CAATATCGACCTCTCTTTCGCCTTATCTAGACGTAAGCACTGTCCTGCTACTTCTGGCTCTGGCGACAACAAGAAAGCCCCTCTCGACATCGGCTCTCCCACAAGATTTGACCATAGCTACTATAATCAGCTTCTCGATAAAAAGGGACTCCTGACATCAGACCAGGTCCTTTTCAACGGCGGTTCCACCGACTCCTTGGTCGGAACGTACAGCCGCAGTCGGAACACCTTCTACCGTGACTTCGTAAGGGCTATGGTTAAGATGGGCGATATTAAGCCCCTTACTGGATCCCATGGTCAGATCCGCAGAAACTGTCGCAGGCCCAATTAGATTTCGTGCTATAAAAGACCATCAGGCCGAATAATTCTTATATTTCACCAATTATTTCAGCAAACTGTGTTTATCATTATTTTTTTTGTAACTGAGCTGTGTTTATTTTTATAATCTGTATGTGTTTCTTCTTCGTTAACTGTTTAAATATTCATAAGCACAATCCAATAGATTGCTGAATAGAAATTTGTGGGTATGCAGTTTTCATTTACTTTCCCATCTTCTCTCACTTCGGCTCTATAAGAATTATTCAAAGCAATAAACTTTAAAATTTAAATGCAACTGTGTAGTTGATTTGTTCTAAAACGTGAATATTCCCCCAATCAGCAGAATACATTATGAAACAAATTGACCAAATATATATATCATAAGATGTTAATAACATAATTACATTACATATTTATATACAGATCAGAGTAGATACTAAAATTTTCCAAAATAGTAGATATGATTTTCTATTTTTCATCGAGATTATTTTTCTATCTTTTTTAATTCAAAAACTTTATAAATATAACATTTTTAGATTGAATCGATACATAACATATCGAAATTTAACATATAACATACTCAGCTCTATGCATCTACTACCACTACAAGAAAACATAATCTTAACAAGGGCGGTTTTCCTCGTGAGTTCGTCGTAAAAGAGGAATTACGACGAATTAGCGAGGAACCACGTTTGCTCGTTACTCATCTGTCGTAACACATATTTCCTCGCTAATTCGTCGTAACTTAGCGAAAAATATATTTCGTCGTAAAGACGAAGTAGATCATTTCGTCGTAAAGACCACGTCAATATTCCACGTAAGGAGGTCGCTATATTTCCTCGTAAATACCTCGAAACGAGTTTCCTCATAAATACCTCGAAACGAGTTCCTCGTAAACTACACGTAAATACCTTGAAAGTGTTTCCTCGCAAAATACACGTAACGACCACGAAAGGATTTCCTCGTAAAATACTCGTTTATTTTTCCTCGTTATTTCCTCGTAAATGTTTTCTCGTAAAATACTCGTTTACTATTTCTCGTCATTTCCTCGTAAGGTTTCCACGTAAATAGGTCGTACATTAGCTACGAATTTACTTCGTTTTTATTATTTTACAGAATTTAAAAATATAATTAAAAANNNNNNNNNNNNNNNNNNNNNNNNNNNNNNNNNNNNNNNNNNNNNNNNNNNNNNNNNNNNNNNNNNNNNNNNNNNNNNNNNNNNNNNNNNNNNNNNNNNNNNNNNNNNNNNNNNNNNNNNNNNNNNNNNNNNNNNNNNNNNNNNNNNNNNNNNNNNNNNNNNNNNNNNNNNNNNNNNNNNNNNNNNNNNNNNNNNNNNNNNNNNNNNNNNNNNNNNNNNNNNNNNNNNNNNNNNNNNNNNNNNNNNNNNNNNNNNNNNNNNNNNNNNNNNNNNNNNNNNNNNNNNNNNNNNNNNNNNNNNNNNNNNNNNNNNNNNNNNNNNNNNNNNNNNNNNNNNNNNNNNNNNNNNNNNNNNNNNNNNNNNNNNNNNNNNNNNNNNNNNNNNNNNNNNNNNNNNNNNNNNNNNNNNNNNNNNNNNNNNNNNNNNNNNNNNNNNNNNNNNNNNNNNNNNNNNNNNNNNNNNNNNNNNNNNNNNNNNNNNNNNNNNNNNNNNNNNNNNNNNNNNNNNNNNNNNNNNNNNNNNNNNNNNNNNNNNNNNNNNNNNNNNNNNNNNNNNNNNNNNNNNNNNNNNNNNNNNNNNNNNNNNNNNNNNNNNNNNNNNNNNNNNNNNNNNNNNNNNNNNNNNNNNNNNNNNNNNNNNNNNNNNNNNNNNNNNNNNNNNNNNNNNNNNNNNNNNNNNNNNNNNNNNNNNNNNNNNNNNNNNNNNNNNNNNNNNNNNNNNNNNNNNNNNNNNNNNNNNNNNNNNNNNNNNNNNNNNNNNNNNNNNNNNNNNNNNNNNNNNNNNNNNNNNNNNNNNNNNNNNNNNNNNNNNNNNNNNNNNNNNNNNNNNNNNNNNNNNNNNNNNNNNNNNNNNNNNNNNNNNNNNNNNNNNNNNNNNNNNNNNNNNNNNNNNNNNNNNNNNNNNNNNNNNNNNNNNNNNNNNNNNNNNNNNNNNNNNNNNNNNNNNNNNNNNNNNNNNNNNNNNNNNNNNNNNNNNNNNNNNNNNNNNNNNNNNNNNNNNNNNNNNNNNNNNNNNNNNNNNNNNNNNNNNNNNNNNNNNNNNNNNNNNNNNNNNNNNNNNNNNNNNNNNNNNNNNNNNNNNNNNNNNNNNNNNNNNNNNNNNNNNNNNNNNNNNNNNNNNNNNNNNNNNNNNNNNNNNNNNNNNNNNNNNNNNNNNNNNNNNNNNNNNNNNNNNNNNNNNNNNNNNNNNNNNNNNNNNNNNNNNNNNNNNNNNNNNNNNNNNNNNNNNNNNNNNNNNNNNNNNNNNNNNNNNNNNNNNNNNNNNNNNNNNNNNNNNNNNNNNNNNNNNNNNNNNNNNNNNNNNNNNNNNNNNNNNNNNNNNNNNNNNNNNNNNNNNNNNNNNNNNNNNNNNNNNNNNNNNNNNNNNNNNNNNNNNNNNNNNNNNNNNNNNNNNNNNNNNNNNNNNNNNNNNNNNNNNNNNNNNNNNNNNNNNNNNNNNNNNNNNNNNNNNNNNNNNNNNNNNNNNNNNNNNNNNNNNNNNNNNNNNNNNNNNNNNNNNNNNNNNNNNNNNNNNNNNNNNNNNNNNNNNNNNNNNNNNNNNNNNNNNNNNNNNNNNNNNNNNNNNNNNNNNNNNNNNNNNNNNNNNNNNNNNNNNNNNNNNNNNNNNNNNNNNNNNNNNNNNNNNNNNNNNNNNNNNNNNNNNNNNNNNNNNNNNNNNNNNNNNNNNNNNNNNNNNNNNNNNNNNNNNNNNNNNNNNNNNNNNNNNNNNNNNNNNNNNNNNNNNNNNNNNNNNNNNNNNNNNNNNNNNNNNNNNNNNNNNNNNNNNNNNNNNNNNNNNNNNNNNNNNNNNNNNNNNNNNNNNNNNNNNNNNNNNNNNNNNNNNNNNNNNNNNNNNNNNNNNNNNNNNNNNNNNNNNNNNNNNNNNNNNNNNNNNNNNNNNNNNNNNNNNNNNNNNNNNNNNNNNNNNNNNNNNNNNNNNNNNNNNNNNNNNNNNNNNNNNNNNNNNNNNNNNNNNNNNNNNNNNNNNNNNNNNNNNNNNNNNNNNNNNNNNNNNNNNNNNNNNNNNNNNNNNNNNNNNNNNNNNNNNNNNNNNNNNNNNNNNNNNNNNNNNNNNNNNNNNNNNNNNNNNNNNNNNNNNNNNNNNNNNNNNNNNNNNNNNNNNNNNNNNNNNNNNNNNNNNNNNNNNNNNNNNNNNNNNNNNNNNNNNNNNNNNNNNNNNNNNNNNNNNNNNNNNNNNNNNNNNNNNNNNNNNNNNNNNNNNNNNNNNNNNNNNNNNNNNNNNNNNNNNNNNNNNNNNNNNNNNNNNNNNNNNNNNNNNNNNNNNNNNNNNNNNNNNNNNNNNNNNNNNNNNNNNNNNNNNNNNNNNNNNNNNNNNNNNNNNNNNNNNNNNNNNNNNNNNNNNNNNNNNNNNNNNNNNNNNNNNNNNNNNNNNNNNNNNNNNNNNNNNNNNNNNNNNNNNNNNNNNNNNNNNNNNNNNNNNNNNNNNNNNNNNNACCGAACACCTCTGTTGACGACGGGGTCGAACCATTCACATTTGAAGAGGACGCATTTCAGCTTCAATAACCCTGAGAATTCCACTTCAATAATCTCCTACAAGATCCCGTAGAAATCTGTTTTGCCTTTCACACATATTCCATAGTTACTGGTCGGCCGCTGTCTACCATACTCATATGTGTGAAAAGTATAGCCTCGTGTGAAATACATCTGTGATGTGGTGACCTTTGCAAGTGGAGCTTGAATTACTTCGTGAAACCACGTAGGGTAATCTACGTCGTCGTCGTCATAATCAACCTGTAAAAATAAAGAGAACGTTGAAATATAGATCATGTATGAAAAAAGAGTTTGATCGATCAACCTGCAAAAATTAAGAGTTTGAGTTAATACCTGATTCTTCAACCACTTAATAAACTGTTGATCTTTCCTTCTGTCTACGTCACTTGTGGATATACCTGGGAATTTTTCTTCAACTTGAGAAACAAATAGGCTGTAAAGTCACGTTTTATATTAATTAATCTTTGGAAAATATATAATTTATACTTATATGTGTTTAGAAGTTTCCATAAAATATGTTACCTTTCAAAATAATGCATTAATGGATCATTGCAATTGAGTAGAATTAGTTGTGTCCACTATGAGCGTCTTCTTCACTCGACCACCGAACCTCTTTTGATTTCCCACCGATTCGTCCAATCTGGCTAAAGATGTATGGAACACCAGCAACATCATATTTTGGCGCGACACCACCACCATCATATCTTCTTGGAACTCTTTTTCGGGTACGTACTTTTGACGCAAAGTAGTACGATGTGAAGTGAGAAGTTTCTTCCATCAAACTTCCAGCAATTATAGAACCTTCAACTTTTGCGAGGTTTTTTGCTTTTCCCTTCAAATATTTCATGGCTTGCTCATACTGATACATCCATCCGTAATGTACAGGTCCATGAAGCAATGCCTCATATGGGAGGTGGACAGCTAGATGCTCCATGACGTCAAAAAATCCCGGAGGAAATATCTTCTCCAAGTTGCACAATAAGATGGGAATGTTCTCGTGAAGTTGTTCCACGACTTATTCTTTAAGAGTTCATGTGCTCATATCCCTGAAAAATGCTCCAATGCCTTTTATATTCCAAAAAAAATTAAACACATTAGTAGTCATATATATATATATATATATATTATTGCAAATTAAACCATTATAAAATTAATGCGTTATAATATACTACCTGCAAGTGCTTCATGTACGTTTGTTGGAAGTAGCTCCGCAAATGCAAAGGGAAGTAGTCGTTNNNNNNNNNNNNNNNNNNNNNNNNNNNNNNNNNNNNNNNNNNNNNNNNNNNNNNNNNNNNNNNNNNNNNNNNNNNNNNNNNNNNNNNNNNNNNNNNNNNNNNNNNNNNNNNNNNNNNNNNNNNNNNNNNNNNNNNNNNNNNNNNNNNNNNNNNNNNNNNNNNNNNNNNNNNNNNNNNNNNNNNNNNNNNNNNNNNNNNNNNNNNNNNNNNNNNNNNNNNNNNNNNNNNNNNNNNNNNNNNNNNNNNNNNNNNNNNNNNNNNNNNNNNNNNNNNNNNNNNNNNNNNNNNNNNNNNNNNNNNNNNNNNNNNNNNNNNNNNNNNNNNNNNNNNNNNNNNNNNNNNNNNNNNNNNNNNNNNNNNNNNNNNNNNNNNNNNNNNNNNNNNNNNNNNNNNNNNNNNNNNNNNNNNNNNNNNNNNNNNNNNNNNNNNNNNNNNNNNNNNNNNNNNNNNNNNNNNNNNNNNNNNNNNNNNNNNNNNNNNNNNNNNNNNNNNNNNNNNNNNNNNNNNNNNNNNNNNNNNNNNNNNNNNNNNNNNNNNNNNNNNNNNNNNNNNNNNNNNNNNNNNNNNNNNNNNNNNNNNNNNNNNNNNNNNNNNNNNNNNNNNNNNNNNNNNNNNNNNNNNNNNNNNNNNNNNNNNNNNNNNNNNNNNNNNNNNNNNNNNNNNNNNNNNNNNNNNNNNNNNNNNNNNNNNNNNNNNNNNNNNNNNNNNNNNNNNNNNNNNNNNNNNNNNNNNNNNNNNNNNNNNNNNNNNNNNNNNNNNNNNNNNNNNNNNNNNNNNNNNNNNNNNNNNNNNNNNNNNNNNNNNNNNNNNNNNNNNNNNNNNNNNNNNNNNNNNNNNNNNNNNNNNNNNNNNNNNNNNNNNNNNNNNNNNNNNNNNNNNNNNNNNNNNNNNNNNNNNNNNNNNNNNNNNNNNNNNNNNNNNNNNNNNNNNNNNNNNNNNNNNNNNNNNNNNNNNNNNNNNNNNNNNNNNNNNNNNNNNNNNNNNNNNNNNNNNNNNNNNNNNNNNNNNNNNNNNNNNNNNNNNNNNNNNNNNNNNNNNNNNNNNNNNNNNNNNNNNNNNNNNNNNNNNNNNNNNNNNNNNNNNNNNNNNNNNNNNNNNNNNNNNNNNNNNNNNNNNNNNNNNNNNNNNNNNNNNNNNNNNNNNNNNNNNNNNNNNNNNNNNNNNNNNNNNNNNNNNNNNNNNNNNNNNNNNNNNNNNNNNNNNNNNNNNNNNNNNNNNNNNNNNNNNNNNNNNNNNNNNNNNNNNNNNNNNNNNNNNNNNNNNNNNNNNNNNNNNNNNNNNNNNNNNNNNNNNNNNNNNNNNNNNNNNNNNNNNNNNNNNNNNNNNNNNNNNNNNNNNNNNNNNNNNNNNNNNNNNNNNNNNNNNNNNNNNNNNNNNNNNNNNNNNNNNNNNNNNNNNNNNNNNNNNNNNNNNNNNNNNNNNNNNNNNNNNNNNNNNNNNNNNNNNNNNNNNNNNNNNNNNNNNNNNTGTGTTTAAAATGATGTTCAAACATCCATATTTATAGGAAATTTCGAATCTGGTAGTTGTAATTTTCCTATGAATTTACGACGAAAATTAATTAGGTGGCAAAAAAAAACGTGTAACACCTACAAAGTTGGTGGATTCAAAATTTCCTCGCTAAATACACGTAAACTATTTCTTCGTAAATAACACGCAAAGTTTACGTCGTATTTACGAGGAATTAGTTTTTCCTCGTAAAATACTCGTCAAATTACATCCACTTTACGACGAAACACTTTTGTCGTTACGTTACGAGGAAATAACGATGACTTTAGTTTTCCACGTAAGTTCCTCGTAAAATCGACGTAAATTTACGAGGATTGTTTTTCCTCGTTAAATTTCCTCGTTAAGCATGTGTTTTCTTGCGGTGTACATACATATCACAAGACTGAATTTTTTTAACATGAGATTAGATAAAGTTGAAAAAAAGAGATTTGATAAAAGTTCATTTTAATACGGTGGAGCCGTTGGGTGAAAAGTAAGTTAGCCAATTAGTAGACAAGTGTAAAGGCACATTATGGGCGAAGGAGACAGAGGAACAAGTGGCCTTCTCTGCCTTATTTACTACAGTTTTAGATTGATATTTTTTATTAATGTGCGTGGACGGCCAATGACGTTTAACTTCCTTTTCACCTTCTTCTTTCTTCCTTTTTGTTCCGTCTTAAAAAATAAGCATAAAGAAACAAAGAAGATCCTTGGAGATCTGCACGTCTTCGTTTCTAGAAACAGCTGTGGTTGTCTTAAACCATATTCATTGTGACTTCTTGTATCTTTTCTCGAATAGATGTTCTCCCAAGTGTCAATATATGAGGTAACGTAGGAGGAAAGTAAACCAGAATGATGAGTTCTGGTTTAGGGCTCAAGTGTTTGAGAGTTTGTGTTTTGTAACTGAGATCGCATTGCTTTGTTTATTTTTGCATCACAGGCTCTGAGAGGTGTATTCATACCGCTCAACCAATCCACTAGAGACTCAAAATGTTGTCTTACCACCACCAACTCTCAAGTAGTGTTCTGTCTCTGCCTGCTTAAGTTTTTGTAGATTAGATGGAAAACAAACCAAGTGTCTTGACCGATAAATACGAAGTCGGAAGGTTACTAGGCCAAGGCACTTTCGCCAAAGTCTACTACGGAAGGAGTGTTCATACTAACCAGAGCGTTGCCATCAAAATGATCGACAAGGAAAAAATTATGAAAGTTGGGCTTAAAAACCAGATCAAGCGAGAGATATTCGTAATGCGTATAGCTAAACACCCCAACGTAGTGGAGCTATACGAGGTCATGGCAACAAAAACAAGAATCTACTTCGTCATGGAGTACTGCAAAGGCGGAGAGCTTTTCAACAAACTCGCCAAAGGAAAACTGAGAGATGACGTCGCTTGGAACTACTTTTACCAGCTCATCAACGCGGTTGATTTTTGCCACAGCAGGGGAGTGTATCACCGTGACATCAAGCCGGAGAATCTATTGCTTGATGAGGACGACAATCTCAAGGTGTCTGATTTTGGTTTAAGCGCCCTTGCTGACTGCAAGGGACAAGATGGTCTCTTGCACACCACTTGTGGCACTCCTGCTTATGTTGCTCCTGAAGTGATTAATAGAAAGGGATATGATGGGACAAAGGCAGATGTTTGGTCTTGTGGGGTGGTTTTGTTTGTTCTGTTGGCTGGTTATCTCCCTTTCCATGACTCTAACTTGATGGAGATGTATAGGAAGATAGGAAGAGGAGAGTTTAAGGCCCCAAGCTGGTTTGCACCTGAAGTAAAGAGACTCTTGTGTAAGATGCTGGACCCTAACCCTGAAACAAGAATCACTATTGCCAAAATAAGAGAGAGTTCTTGGTTTAGAAAAGGTTTACACATGAAAGAGAAAAAGATGGAGAAACGAGTCGAAGAGATGAGTTCAGAGGAGAGCAATACAGACCAGCCTACAAGTATAAACGCTTTTGATGTAATTGCATTGTCTGCTAGGTTTGATTTGTCAGGACTTTTTGGTGACGTGTATGACAAGCGAGAGTCTAGATTCACATCTAAGAAGCCTGCTTCAGTGATCATATCTAAGCTGGAGGAAGCGGCGCAACGGTTGAAGCTGAGGATAAGAAAGAGAGAAGCAGGTTTGTTCAAGCTGGAACGTTTGAAGGAGGGAAGGAAAGGAGTACTGTCGATGGATGCGGAGATATTTCAAGTGACGCCGACGTTTCATATGGTGGAAGTGAAGAAATGTAATGGAGATACTCTGGAATATCAAAAGTTGGTGAAAGAGGATCTTAGGCCTGCTCTTGCTGATATTGTTTGGGTTTGGCAGAGCGACAAAGATGAGGAGTTGGTCTCTGCTTCACAGCAAGAGATAGAACAGCAACAGGAGGAAGAATCGTTGTAGTTTTGAGAAGTTTTGTTCCAGTTTTTGGATATTCTTAGCTCTGATGCTAAAACGTATATGAGTTTCTTACCATTTCCGTTTGTGATAAAGATAGGAAAAGCTTTTTGATAATTTGGAGAAAGTGCAGTTCTGAAGATAGGAAAAGCTTTTGATGCCAGCTCCTGATCTTGAACTCACCATCATCTGTAATCATTAAACATTAATCCTCTTCCTTCTATGGTAAGGGGTTAGGTGAAACCAATGTTCTAAAAATCTCTTGCCGGTAACTAGGCGCTTTATAGAGGACTAGAGACTAGACAGATTATTTGAAGCTAGACGAGACCTAGGCTTTTGCAAATTTTTTATTTATTTTATATATATTATATATTTAAATGACACGTTTTAGTTTTTAAGTCTAATTATAAAATTATTATGATAAATTATTGAAAATTAGATTATACAAAACAAAAGAAATTAGACAAATTTGTAGATTTGTAATAACATTATTGATTAATTTAACATATTCAGATTAATTTTAGATCAATTTAAATCGATTTAAACCGACTTAGAACAGTTTAAACCAATTTGAATCATATAAATTGGTATAAATCGGATTTTAAAAAAATCGTTTCAGATAGTACCGAGTTGCCGCTTAGGCGGGACGGAGCCTAGACGCCGCCTAGACCAATTTTTAGAACCCTGGGTGAAACCTTTGCGGCGAACGCGATGCCCATCAGAGAAAACCTTTTGGTAGTTTCGAAGAAATGAGATTCAGGGTCTAGCTAGCCGTCGATGCTCTGTTTAGAGAGAGATTTTGGAGTTAAATGTCTCTTATTGGGCTTTTGTTTGACCTTATGGGCTGTTGAAGGAGAATGGTTATTGATAAACTCATCATGTTGATGTTAAGTTAACGTCATTAGTGAAGAAAGTGTGGAGTTCACGTCATGTAATTGTGGGATCCATGATTACCCGATCCGACCAGTCTTAAGTTAACTTTAAGATCTTTTTGTTTGATTCTTTACAGACTCTGGATTGTGAATCAAGGTGACATTTGGGGGACAAAGAGACAATGATTTCCCATTTAAAAGAGACAAAACAGAGGAACATAAGAGAGAGAGAGGGAGTGGACCCCAACCAGAATCTTTAGTTTCTGTTACACTTCTTTTTTTCAAAATCCTGTTAGAAATGAATCAGAAAATGGGGACACACAAGTTCAGATTTTCAGCCATTATGCCTCACTCATGGCTCTACAAGCTCAAAGGAATCAGCAGAAGTAGCAGAAAACGCCTTCCTTACACCTCTCCTCCACTGATGCTTCTTCCTCAAGAAAGCTCCGTGAAACTCTTCTTCTTTCTTCATCTGTTCATCACCCTCAAGGTTCTTCTCCACCTCCCAAACCTCCCTTCAAGAGAAAAATCAAATGTAAAACTGTTCACAAGCCTTCCTCAAGGCTCAAGCTCTCTTCCTCCTCTCTAAATTCTCATGTTACTCTCACGACTTATCGGAATCATCGCTCTGTATTAACCTCTGCAAATGCAATCATTCTGGACCCTCCCCTAAACTCTCATGTTTCTCTCACTTCTTCCTGGAATCACCGCTCTAAGTCCACCGTTGGAAGCTCGTCTAAGCCTGTGTCATCATCTCCTTCTGACCAAAACTATGGCTTTTCCCGTGAACCTGAATCAAAGTCAGTTGACATCAAGGCTTTGAACCGTGTTGATTCTGAAGATCCTTCAATCTCAGACAACTCGAGTCCTGTCTTGGTTGAGACTGTAAATAAAAAAACATGTGATACGAGGACACAGCAGAAACTGAAGAAACCGAAAGCTGGTTCTTCAGGGATAAGGATTCGGGCGAATTCACCAAAGATAGCTAGAAGGAAGACAAAGGGAAGAACATCCTACACATCAAAGAGGAAGGGAAACTCTTGAGTTTCGCAATAGTGTTGACTGCGGTGGATCCAGAGAGAGATTTCAGAGAATCCATGGCTGAGATGATTGTTGAGAACAAGATGAAGGAACAGACAGACCTGGAGGATCTTCTTGCGTGTTATCTTTCGCTGAACTCGAGTGAGTATCATGACATTATCATCAAGGCTTTCGAGAAGACATGGTTTCATTTGTCTCACCTCACCTGAGAACTCCCTCTCTCCGAAGCCATGCGCATGCAACTTTATCAAACACACGTGTAACCTTTTATATTATTGAAGCAGCAAGTTTGTTTTTTACACACTACACTATAGATATTACATGAATACAAATTTAGAGTATATTTTCAAACTAAGGGAGAAGCTACCGCCTTAAACTCGGTGGCTTCCGGGAAACCGCATAAGGAGACTGAAACCCAACTGTTTCCACGTCTCCAACAGTTCTGATCAACCTTCTTATTCTAGCCTCTTCCGTCAGCGACCGCTGCAGTAACTGGCCCTGCACGTCTGCAAGCGAGCGGTTCCTTGGAAGTGTGCGGTTGTCTGAAGCCTGTCTCAAGTTACTCGAACTGGAAGCTGCATGCATGTTGGCTTTCCCAGAACGTACATGATAGCTTTCTTCGGGGCGAAACCTCGTTACGTTCTGAGTTC
This genomic interval from Brassica oleracea var. oleracea cultivar TO1000 chromosome C2, BOL, whole genome shotgun sequence contains the following:
- the LOC106325243 gene encoding CBL-interacting serine/threonine-protein kinase 10-like; translation: MENKPSVLTDKYEVGRLLGQGTFAKVYYGRSVHTNQSVAIKMIDKEKIMKVGLKNQIKREIFVMRIAKHPNVVELYEVMATKTRIYFVMEYCKGGELFNKLAKGKLRDDVAWNYFYQLINAVDFCHSRGVYHRDIKPENLLLDEDDNLKVSDFGLSALADCKGQDGLLHTTCGTPAYVAPEVINRKGYDGTKADVWSCGVVLFVLLAGYLPFHDSNLMEMYRKIGRGEFKAPSWFAPEVKRLLCKMLDPNPETRITIAKIRESSWFRKGLHMKEKKMEKRVEEMSSEESNTDQPTSINAFDVIALSARFDLSGLFGDVYDKRESRFTSKKPASVIISKLEEAAQRLKLRIRKREAGLFKLERLKEGRKGVLSMDAEIFQVTPTFHMVEVKKCNGDTLEYQKLVKEDLRPALADIVWVWQSDKDEELVSASQQEIEQQQEEESL
- the LOC106323358 gene encoding LOW QUALITY PROTEIN: transcription repressor OFP3 (The sequence of the model RefSeq protein was modified relative to this genomic sequence to represent the inferred CDS: inserted 1 base in 1 codon); amino-acid sequence: MPIRENLLQKTPSLHLSSTDASSSRKLRETLLLSSSVHHPQGSSPPPKPPFKRKIKCKTVHKPSSRLKLSSSSLNSHVTLTTYRNHRSVLTSANAIILDPPLNSHVSLTSSWNHRSKSTVGSSSKPVSSSPSDQNYGFSREPESKSVDIKALNRVDSEDPSISDNSSPVLVETVNKKTCDTRTQQKLKKPKAGSSGIRIRANSPKIARRKTKGRTSYTSKRKGNSXSFAIVLTAVDPERDFRESMAEMIVENKMKEQTDLEDLLACYLSLNSSEYHDIIIKAFEKTWFHLSHLT